The region CCAGTATATTCCCCCACAATCTCACCCGTGGAAACTAGAATCTTTCAAAAGATATCTTCGCAGTGTCGGAAAAACACTCGAAGAGTACGAAGCTGAACAAACAGCTTAAGGCTAATTTTAACAAATTCAGTCACATTAATGCAAGCTTTTGCGAAGTAAAAGCTTGCATTAATGTGACTCTTGGTTTTGGGACATTTTTACTTTCGCTTGACAGCAGAATATCATTCCTTCAGTTTGAGAAAAAATTTTGCTCTTTGCTGTAGTTTTTCCCGATCATAACATCGTATTGCAGCAAATCATATTCTGCTAAAATTTGCTGCGTTTTCGCAGACAAGTCAAGACGTTCTTGTTTTGGCTCTTGATCGTTGTCTTCCAAATAAATCCCTTTTTCAAAAGCTGGCAATGTTTGTTCTAAAGCCATCAACAGTGCATGATAAGGCGAAACTGGAGCGTTCGCTACTTTTAACACATGGTTCATAAAATAAATAGGGCTGATGGTTCCAAGTGCTTCTTTTTCGGTCTTTCTGGAAGAAGCGATCAGCAAAGGCGTCTGGTGCATCGTTAATTCACTGTTGGCGCCTAAAACTTCTTCGCCATAAAAACCGGGCAAGTGATCGCCCCAAAAGACAACGATTGTTTCTTGATCAAACTTTTTCAGATCTTTCAAAAAATCTGCTAATGCAGTATCGCTATAAGCTATCCCTTGATAGTAATGAGCTGCTTCATTATTATCGGCTGTTCCTTGTGCAGAAAACGTTGTAGAAGGATAATTTTGGCCATACGGCATATGATTTTGCATGGTCACTAAATGAATAAAATCTGCTTCTTTTGTTTGGTTTAACTGTTTGATCACTTCTTGGTAAGCCGATCGATCAGAAATATAGGAATTATTTTCAATTGTCTGATGATACGTCATCGTTTGATCGTATAAAAATGTATCAAATCCCATCTCACTGTAGACTTGTTTGCGTTTGTACATTGAAGTGTTATATGGATGAATAGCAGTAGTCTGATGTCCTGTTTCTTTTAAATACGTTACGAGTGACGGCAATTCTTTCATACGAGTCGCCATCTGAGTATAAGGGGTACTTAAATTAGGCGCAAAAGGTTCCATTGACAAACCTGTTAAGGCTTCAAATTCTATATTTGCCGTTCCGCCGCCATACCCTTGGGACAACATTTCCCCACTTGTCTCTTGGCTCATCAGCTGTCTGATTTGAGGCAAGGGATCATCAGATACGTCAACACCGTTTAATTGAGTAGGATCTGAAAAACTTTCGTTCATAACATAGACAATATTTACGTCATCCAACTTGCTCGTTCTTGTTTGATTGATCTGCTCTGCTTGTTTTTGGTATTTGGTAACGAGTTGTTCTATTCTTTTTTTCGAATAATCGGCTGGCTGCTCCATTGGCGTAACATTTAAATTGTATAAAAAGCCGCCAACAAAACCATTATTGTAGTAGTTCATTTCTTGGCTGTAAGGAATCCAGTAAGCATAATCGTTATAAGCTGCTTTAACTAAATTTCCAGAATCGTTAAATCCATAAACATAGGCCAGCAAACCACTGGATAATAGCCATACTCCTATTCTAATTATTCTGTAAATGGACTTATGGTGCGAGTCTTTTTGTTTTACTCGTTTACGAGACTGTTTAATTAGCCAATAAATGACAGCTAAGCTGATTATGAATAAGAATAGGATAGACAACACTGTTTTGCCGTTTACCATTTGAAGTAAAAAAGGCAAATTGGTCAACATAGAAAAATCAGATGGGTACATCGGTTCTTCACGCAGCAGCATCTTTTGTTGAGTTGCAATGCCTAATGAAATAGACAACAAAAATAAGAGAATCATCCCGACTCGCCGACTGCCGATGAGCGCTGAAAACCAGAGATAAAGAACGAATAAGACACTGGTTCCTAGTAAAAATAATTCTGTATGCCAATGAACCATAAACAACCAAGCCAGTTCAAAACTAAATTGGTTTTGAAAAACTTGTAACAAAAAATTTGAAAAAACAGCTCCCAACATTCCAACGGCCAACGTAATGCCTATTTCTTTTACTACCTGATTAAATGATCCGCGGGAAACTGAGCTGTTCTCTTTTGGTTTCAGTGGCCTACGGGAATTTCTTTCCATTTTTTCATCCCTTCTTTACTGCAAAAAATCTGCATACTTCGCTACTGCTTTTTTTCTTTTTCAGTTTGATCTGTTTCTTTTAAAATATATAATGGTCGTCTTTTCGTTTCTAAATACGTTTTTCCTAAATACTTTCCTACAATCCCTAAACAAAATAACTGAAGACCACCAACCGCAAGCATGATCGTTACTAATGAAGGCCACCCTGCTGTCGGGTCTCCAAAGATCAAAGCTCGAACAACAATAAACAGCAAGAAAAACATCGCTGCCAGAAAGGAAAACAACCCAATAAATGAAGCAAAAGTTAAAGGAAATTCAGAAAAATTAATGATGGCTTCTAAAGAATAATTGAATAATCCCCAAAAAGACCAAGACGTTTTTCCAGCTACCCGTTCTTTATTTTCATAAGGCAAATAATAGGTTTCAAATCCTACCCAGCTAAAAATGCCTTTTGAAAAACGATTTACTTCACCAAGCGAAAGAACGGCTTCTACCATTCTTCTGGTCATTAAGCGATAATCTCTAGCGCCATCCACAAATTCTGTATCAGAAATGCGATTCATCAATCGATAAAAGCAATTCGCAAAAAAAGAACGAATAGGAGGTTCCCCATTGCGCGTTATGCGCCGGGTACCAATACAGTCATATTCCTTCGTCCGCAATAACTCCAGCATTTCCGGCAACAATTCAGGCGGATCTTGCAGATCGGCATCCATTACTGCAATATAATCACCTGTAGCATACTGCAATCCAGCTATTAAAGCCGCTTCTTTTCCGAAATTTCTGGAAAAGGATAAGTAATGAACTCGTTTTGTATCTTGTGCTGCAAATTTTTTAAGAGTATTTAATGTCTGATCTTTTGAACCATCATCTATAAAAATATACTCAATGTCTGCCTGTTTAAGGTTTTTGCGGGTCTCCTCTAAAGCTGCATAGAAAAAAGGCAAAGCCAGTTCTTCATTAAAACAAGGAACAACAATTGAGATTTGTTCTATTTTCACGGTTTTCTCCCTTTCTTCCTATCTAAAAAAACAAGCTATTCCAGTTTGAATTATTTAGCGGAATAGCTGTTACCTTTCTTTATTTCCAAAAATCATCAAAGAGAGAAATAGGCAAATGACGCTTGTGCTGAGTTTTCAAATACCATGTTTCTATTTGTGCTGCAACTGTCGGATCTACTTCTTTTCCTTCAAGGTAGTTGTCAATGTCTTCATAGGTAACACCTAAAGCTACTTCATCTGCTATTCCCGGTTTATTTTCTTCTAAATCAGCTGTCGGGATTTTCAAATACAAATGTTCTGGGGCTCCCAATGCTTGCAGCAATGCTCTTCCTTGTCGTTTATTCAATCGAGTCAACGGTGTAAGATCTGAAGCACCATCGCCAAATTTAGTATAAAAACCGGTTACTGCTTCAGCAGCATGATCCGTTCCAATTACTGCACCTTGACGCATCCCAGCAACAGCATATTGAACAATCATCCGTTGGCGAGCTTTGATATTCCCCTTAACGAAATCGCTTACCTCTACACCGGTTTCTTTTAAGGTTTGAACCGTTGCATCGACTGCTGGTTTGATATTAACTCGTATGCTTTCATCTGCTCCAATAAACGCTACTGCATCAATTGCATCTTGCTCATCAGCTTGTTCACCGTAAGGCAAGCGGATCGCAATAAAGCGGTAATCAGAATCTCCTGTTTCTTTGCGCATTTCAGCCATAGCCATTTGGCTTAATTTTCCTCCAAGTGTTGAATCTTGCCCTCCGCTGATTCCTAATACTAAGGTTTTTAAAAACGGATTTTTACGCAAGTACGTTTTTAGAAAATCAATACTTTTTCGTATTTCTAACTGTACATTGATTTCCGGAGCTACGTGCATTTCTTTAATGATTTGATTTTGTAATTTTGTCATTTATTCCGCCCTCATTTCATCTATTTTCTATTATTTTAGTATAGCATAATTCATGCAACGGCTCTATTTTTTCAATTTATCTACAAAAAAAATGCTCCCTTTCTCTTGAGTAAAATAGGAAAATGAGGACATTTTTTTGTTAATAGCAAGATCTTATTGATTTAATCGGAAATAGATAGGATTTTTACACTCGTTATCGTATTCAAAAAAATTTACGTGCCTTAAGTAATAGCATGTATTACACTTAGGGCACGTAAAAGCGATTTGCCTACCTTAACGATTGAATGTTAAGTGACTTATGGTCCTTAAAAGAGGTCGGAACGCCCTACCCTCTATATTTCATGCTAATTTCAATTTATCTATAAAAAAAAGAACCCTTTAGAGGTTCTTTTTTTTAGGATCCGTTAAACAGGTTTATTGAATTTGTTGATTGATACTTTTACGTATGGCTGCAATGGAATTCATCTTATGATCCCAAGCAGTTTGCGACAAGTCAACAGGATAAGCCTCAGGGTTTAAGCTGCGCTTGTATTCTTCCCATAATGAATTCAAACTGGCAATCGCATATTCTTTGATTTCTCCAAGAGTCGGCAAAGAATAAACCAGTTCCCCTTCAGCAATGATTTCTTTTAATAAAGGACGGGCTGTAAAGTTTGTAACCGTTTTGTTGATATAGGTATGCACCGGATGGAACATAAACAATTCTTTTGCTTCATCCGGTTTTTCTTCCCATAACGTAATATAATCTCCTTCAGATTTTCCGTCATCGTTTCCAGTGATCCGCCATACCTGTTTTTTCCCAGGCGTAGATACTTTTTCAGCGTTGCTGGAGATTTTCATGGTATCTACCATTTTGCCATTTTCGTCTTCAATGGAAACTAATTTATATACTGCACCTAACGCTGGTTGGTCATATGCCGTAATCAATTTTGTTCCGACACCCCAAACGTCTATTTTAGCTCCTTGCATTCGTAAGTTTAAAATTGTTTTTTCATCTAAATCATTAGATGCGTAAATTTTAGCTTCGGGAAATCCAGCTTCATCTAATTGTTGGCGAACTTTTTTTGAAATATAGGCCATATCACCACTATCTAAGCGAACGCCTAAAAAATTGATTTTGTCGCCCATTTCTTTCGCTACTTTAATAGCCGTCGGTACACCGGATTTCAACGTATCATACGTGTCTATTAAGAATACACAGTCTTTATGCGTCATTGCGTAAGCTTTAAACGCATCGTAGTCATTCCGATATACTTGTACCAATGAGTGCGCATGTGTTCCGCTTGCTGGGATATTAAATATTTTAGCCGCACGAACGTTGCTTGTGGCATCACAACCGCCGATATAAGCCGCTCTAGTTCCCCAAATCGCCGCATCCATTTCTTGCGCTCTTCTTGAACCAAATTCCAATACCGGATCACTTCCAACAACAGATTTGATTTGAGAAGCTTTCGTTGCAATCAATGTTTGAAAATTAACAATATTTAAAATAGCTGTTTCAACAAACTGACAATCGAATAAAGGGCCTTCCACTTGGAGGATCGGTTCATTAGCAAAAACAACTTCTCCTTCAATCATCGAACGGATAGTCCCTCTAAATTTGAACTCAGCAAGGTAATTTAAAAAGTCTTCTGGATATTGTCCCACTTCCCGCAAATAGCTGATATCCGATTCTGAAAAGGTCAAGTTTTTTATATATGTTACGACGCGTTCCAGACCAGCAAAAACAGCATAACCACTTTCAAAGGGATTATTTCTAAAGTAGCACTCAAATATAGCATGTTTATCTGCTTTTCCTAGCTCCCAATACGTTTGCATCATATTAATTTGATACAAATCTGTATGTAATGCCCAGCTATCATCTGGATAAATCCTGTTCATGTTATTCGCTCCCAACTACTGATTTACTTTCTTACTTATCGTCCTTCATCATACCATAAATTAGCAAAAAACACTTTTCAGAAACTATTTTGTTTGTGTCAAGTTTTTCTCGAGCGTCCTATTCCTTCACTAGTTTAGGCACTCTATTTTTGTACACCCATCAGCTACCGCACGGCTCCGCCGCTTGCTGGCCCATCTTTTGGAAGAACGTTCCTAAAACCAGGAACCTTCTCCCAAAAGACAGGAATTAACGAAAACTTTTAATTAATTGTCCTATTGCCGATGAACGAGAGGCATACAATGGAATGATCCCATTCTTTGCCCCGACTGACTGCCGTGTTTTCTCATGCAATAACGACGATAAACGAACCGTTTGGTTCAGCTTGCGTTGTTGTCTCGCACTTCTATTTTGTTGGTGAAGATAGTCTTCACGCAAGGTGTGATTGAACATCCCTTGTTTTACCTTTACCATAGCTTCGCAACCTTCTGCACTCCAATGCATTCCTCGCTTTTTCATGCGAAAAGAGATGTGTCGTTGATTCGACTCCATTGCGCCTAATCCTCTGGCGCCTTTCGGAGCCTGTTCTACTTTTTCGCGCCAATCGAAAATCCGATCCCAATTCCGTAAAACATAGGTTCTAAATGTATTCAGTTTTTCCACTGCTGCTGTTTCGTCTAACGTACTTTCATACGTATCCAGCCAAATAGTTAAATGATCTAAATCATGCGTCTTTAATGCTTGCTTGACCTGCTGTTTAAAAACGTTAGTTTTCACGCCAAATGCACGATTCAAGCCTTGGAAGACATGATAAGAGTCTAGCTGATTGAGAACGGGATAATTCGATTGAGAAAAAGCTTCTTGGAATCTATCTGCAGTATAGCCTTGTCCACCGTCACTATTGGTAATGACTTGGGCTTGTTGTAAGGCATAATGATTCGCTGTAAAGGCTTGAACCTCTGCCCAAAAACCAGCGGTTTTTTTAGTCGTCATAATGGCTTTAGGTTCCTTTAAGGAAACGCGTTTTCCGTTTTTATTCCAGCCTTCGTAAAGAATGGCATGACGAACTTCTAAGCTTTTTTTCTTTTCTGTTCCACGAACAAAAACGCCATCCGCTTCGGCATAGAAATAGTCCACTTTTTTCCCTTCTGGTAATTCAGCTGCTTCTTCTAGCTCCAATACGCTTTCTTCATCTTCACGTGCTTGTGCTGATCCAACGCGTTTAAGAAGACTGCCAACTGTTTGGTGGCTGATTGTGACAGCCGTCCATTCATTTAGCATAGTTGCAGTATCTCGATAAGTAGCTTTACTCGCCAACTCAGCCACTTTTACTTCTACTAATGGACTATGACGCTGATATTTTCGAATGCCTAACCACTCATCTAGTGGATAATGATTCTGATCCGTGTGATCTACCATTAAGGTACGATAGTACCGAACGGGACCGAAAATAAATTGGACCGTTTTCCAATCTTCTCGTTTCACTTTCCAACCTTCAAGTTGTTTCTCCTCTTTGATCACCTGATTGATATGAGTGAAGACATCTCCCACTAATTCAGAAAATACTTCATACATATAAACCTGAATAGCTTCTTCTGTCTCTATTAAATTGTTTGAATCCTTTATTATTTGGTAAACCTTTGATATAATCTTATTCATAAGAAGGCCTCTTTCAATTATGTATTTGCCGGTCAAGCATACATTTATGATAGAACGCCTTCTTTCTTTTTGCCAGTAAAAAATAATAATATCTCGAGAACTATTTTACACATACACTATTTTTCTGCCTAAAGCAACCTTCTTATTTCTTCTCTAATAAGTTTCCTCTATTTTTTCATTTTTTTATTAACGAAAAAAACTGGAGAAAAGTAGAGCAACACCTACTTTTCTCCAGCCCCTTTTATTGTCCCAAAATGAATTGCCAATTTAAAGCCAAAATAATCATTCCTAAAATCAAAATAACTACCGGCATTAAGATTTTTTGCAGCGGATCTCGAATTTTGATTTGAGTAAAGATCGCTCCGACCATAATTACACTAATGACTAATCCACTCCAAGCAGCTGCAGTTTGATTAACGATTCCATAGATAGCTAATATAGCTGCAATCATTTCAATCACACCGGAGACGATCCTAAACCATTGAGGATATCCATAACGCTCAAAATCCTTGGCTCTTTTTTTAGCATCAAATTTTACAAAACCAAATATTAAAAAGACAATTCCTAATACTAATTGAATAGCAATAGATAAAAAGCCCATTTTTGCCCTCCTTAAACTACCCTTTTCTTTCTTTTTAGTTTACTCTATTTAATCGCTGAATAGAAGAAAAGCGTCCTTTGAAAAAAAAGAAAAATAATCCGATGATGGTTTCTATTTTACTTTAAATCCAATTCGTTATAGATTAATTATAGATTAATAGAAAAGAACAGTAAAAACAAAGGAGTGGTTTGAACATGAAAAAACTTTACTGCTGACAGTTGGAATGGCACTTGTACTTTCTCTTGTTGGCTGTGGAACATCTAAAAAAGAGGATACAGCTGATTCAGCACACTCGCTATCTGACTCTTCGCAAGAAAAGGGAGTAGCATACGAAGGAATGGTAAAAGAAGACGGCTCAGCAGCTGAACAGCAACTTATTTTGCAAAATTTGAAACAAGTTGAAGAAGATGCAGACGCTATTTCTTTTGATGAAGTCGTTCTTTTAACAAAAGACGTCCCTATTCTAACTGCTGAAACTCATGAAAAACTGAGTGTGGACGAAATTAAGGCCGGAACAACTGTTACCGTTATGTTAGTGACTGAACCAATCACTACTCGGTCATTACCGCCACAGATTCCAGGAAAAAGCATCATTCAAATTTTAGTTCCGAAACAATAAAGGAGTTAGGATTTTTTCACCCCAACTCCTTTCTAGCTTATTTACGCCCTGCTTTTTTGTTCATCAACACAAAACCAATCAAATAAACCGCGCTAACCAACAGCTGTTTTACTGTTAGAATTGCTAATGGGTCGGAAAGTGTTGGAGTAAAGGAAGTCCCTACTTGCTTTTCAATATACCACATGTTTAAAATGGAAACGCCGTTTAAACCAGCTAGAATAACAAACAAATATTTCCAATAAGAATAACGGTTAGTTCCTATTTTATACAAGGCATAGCACGATAAAGCAAGGATAGCTACTGGTATAATGATAATCTGCATTAAAACCATTGGTTGTTCCCTGAAATACGGGTCTATTGACGACACCGAATAAAACAATTCAGCACCATTGTAAACAATAGCGAGTAGGAGTAAGAAAAAGCCGAGTTTTTCCAATCCTGATTTCATGGGTTTTTCTTTTTCACTTTTTTCTGTAAGAGCAGGCTCCTTTTTAGTTTGAACATCTTTAGTTGAAAAAAACAGCAGGACTATTGACACAAAGTAAAGTACCCCTAAAAGCAATGCCATTAATTGCTTGAAACCTGCAGTCATCAATAAAATACTAATTAAAAGATACACGACTAAATAAGGAGTTTTATTTTTATAAACAACTTGGTAAAAACTAAACCACTTCACTAATTCAATCACCAAAACCACTAAAGCGATTTGAATAGCTCCTGTATAAGAAGGAGGCTTTCCTTCAATCTCTATCGAACTCAATCTAAAAATACCAAAAGAAATAAAGGCTGCAATTCCTGATGATAAGACATTGCTGATAATCAATAAAATAGTTCCATATGTTTTTTTCATTCAGCACCGCCTTATTTAATAATCTGTCTCGTCTTAAGTACGTGGAAATCGTATTCTAGTTAGCTCAAGACAATCTTCTTTAGGTCAGCTAAATTTTTTTCTAAAAATAAAGCATTCTTTTCTATTCCTCGGCGTTTGCACCACCCAATGCTATTGAACGTATCTGTAAATAGATAAAAAGGCAATACTACTTCTAAGTCTATCAAGGGTCGTATACTTTTATAGCCTTCTTGATAAGATTGATACAAGGCCAGATCAAAGCTTAAAAAATCACGGTACAATTTCGTGAAATCAGTTTCTGTCGAACCAAATCGCACACTTTCAAAATCTATCATTCCCGAAACGTTATTTCCGTCAACAATTATATTAGCTGGACGAAAATCCATATGTATGAAACTTGGTCCATCTGGTGAAGGAAGACTTCGCTTCATTTCTTCAAATTTTTCAATCGATTTTCTATATACTGCTTCATCCACTACTTCTCTTACATCTTCAGCAAAACTATAAAATTGATTTTCAACAAAACTAGACCAGTTTATAAATTCGTTTTTTATGCCGGTTAATGTTGTCGCATTAGATGGTTGGATGTTGTGCATGGAAGCATGAAGAATACCGACTTGAAATGCTGTCGCTGAAGAAACGTTAGTTGTTAAGGGATTCCCTTTTAATTCAGATAACAAAAAAGCACCTGGATACTCCTCATCACCAGACCAATAAGCCAGCAAATTAGGAATAGAGACCTGTTCTTTTAAGATTTCATAAGCTTCTAATTCTCGCTGGAACTTCAATTTTGAATAAGGAATTTTTATAAAAACATTCTCACCATTAAATAATTTGCATTTATAAACTGTGGAGCTATGAGAATCTTCTACTGCATTGACTGATATTGGCTGCAATCTAAATTGTTCAAGAACTTTATTTAACACTAACTTTCCTCCTTTTTTAGAACGATTTTCACTTTAGATAGTTTAACGACAAATTTCGAAATTCATTAAGTTCATCTACACTATATCAAATGTAGCGATAAAAGACTTCAATAAACGTCTAATTGCATAACACAGTTCCAACCTAAAGAGCGTTAGAGGGCATATTAGATGCAACTTTTACAGCAACAAATTAAAAAGAGAGCAGATGAGTCTTTCCCCTCATCCGCTCTCTTTCCTTAATCTATTTCTTACATCATACCGCCCATACCAGGGTCCATACCCATACCGCCGCCCATTGGAGCGTCTGGAGCTGGTTGATCAGCAACCACTGCTTCTGTTGTTAGCAAGAGAGCAGAAATACTTGCTGCATTTTGTAAAGCTGAACGCGTTACTTTTGTTGGATCGACAATTCCGGCTTCAATCATGTTTACCCATGCATTATTAGCCGCATCGAATCCCATTCCCATTTCAGCATGTTTCATTTGTTCAACCACAACAGAACCTTCTAGTCCTGCATTTGTAACAATTTGACGAATTGGTTCTTCTAAAGCACGTACAACGATTCTTACACCTGTTGCTACGTCTCCTTCTGCTTCAATTTCTGCAACTTTAGATTGAACATTGATTAAAGCCGTTCCACCACCGGAAACAATGCCTTCTTCAACAGCTGCACGAGCAGCATTCAAAGCATCTTCAATGCGTAATTTGCGTTCTTTCAATTCAGTTTCTGTTGCTGC is a window of Carnobacterium mobile DSM 4848 DNA encoding:
- the nadE gene encoding ammonia-dependent NAD(+) synthetase, coding for MTKLQNQIIKEMHVAPEINVQLEIRKSIDFLKTYLRKNPFLKTLVLGISGGQDSTLGGKLSQMAMAEMRKETGDSDYRFIAIRLPYGEQADEQDAIDAVAFIGADESIRVNIKPAVDATVQTLKETGVEVSDFVKGNIKARQRMIVQYAVAGMRQGAVIGTDHAAEAVTGFYTKFGDGASDLTPLTRLNKRQGRALLQALGAPEHLYLKIPTADLEENKPGIADEVALGVTYEDIDNYLEGKEVDPTVAAQIETWYLKTQHKRHLPISLFDDFWK
- a CDS encoding glycosyltransferase family 2 protein; translation: MKIEQISIVVPCFNEELALPFFYAALEETRKNLKQADIEYIFIDDGSKDQTLNTLKKFAAQDTKRVHYLSFSRNFGKEAALIAGLQYATGDYIAVMDADLQDPPELLPEMLELLRTKEYDCIGTRRITRNGEPPIRSFFANCFYRLMNRISDTEFVDGARDYRLMTRRMVEAVLSLGEVNRFSKGIFSWVGFETYYLPYENKERVAGKTSWSFWGLFNYSLEAIINFSEFPLTFASFIGLFSFLAAMFFLLFIVVRALIFGDPTAGWPSLVTIMLAVGGLQLFCLGIVGKYLGKTYLETKRRPLYILKETDQTEKEKKQ
- a CDS encoding DoxX family protein; the encoded protein is MGFLSIAIQLVLGIVFLIFGFVKFDAKKRAKDFERYGYPQWFRIVSGVIEMIAAILAIYGIVNQTAAAWSGLVISVIMVGAIFTQIKIRDPLQKILMPVVILILGMIILALNWQFILGQ
- a CDS encoding ISLre2 family transposase; protein product: MNKIISKVYQIIKDSNNLIETEEAIQVYMYEVFSELVGDVFTHINQVIKEEKQLEGWKVKREDWKTVQFIFGPVRYYRTLMVDHTDQNHYPLDEWLGIRKYQRHSPLVEVKVAELASKATYRDTATMLNEWTAVTISHQTVGSLLKRVGSAQAREDEESVLELEEAAELPEGKKVDYFYAEADGVFVRGTEKKKSLEVRHAILYEGWNKNGKRVSLKEPKAIMTTKKTAGFWAEVQAFTANHYALQQAQVITNSDGGQGYTADRFQEAFSQSNYPVLNQLDSYHVFQGLNRAFGVKTNVFKQQVKQALKTHDLDHLTIWLDTYESTLDETAAVEKLNTFRTYVLRNWDRIFDWREKVEQAPKGARGLGAMESNQRHISFRMKKRGMHWSAEGCEAMVKVKQGMFNHTLREDYLHQQNRSARQQRKLNQTVRLSSLLHEKTRQSVGAKNGIIPLYASRSSAIGQLIKSFR
- a CDS encoding LTA synthase family protein, with translation MERNSRRPLKPKENSSVSRGSFNQVVKEIGITLAVGMLGAVFSNFLLQVFQNQFSFELAWLFMVHWHTELFLLGTSVLFVLYLWFSALIGSRRVGMILLFLLSISLGIATQQKMLLREEPMYPSDFSMLTNLPFLLQMVNGKTVLSILFLFIISLAVIYWLIKQSRKRVKQKDSHHKSIYRIIRIGVWLLSSGLLAYVYGFNDSGNLVKAAYNDYAYWIPYSQEMNYYNNGFVGGFLYNLNVTPMEQPADYSKKRIEQLVTKYQKQAEQINQTRTSKLDDVNIVYVMNESFSDPTQLNGVDVSDDPLPQIRQLMSQETSGEMLSQGYGGGTANIEFEALTGLSMEPFAPNLSTPYTQMATRMKELPSLVTYLKETGHQTTAIHPYNTSMYKRKQVYSEMGFDTFLYDQTMTYHQTIENNSYISDRSAYQEVIKQLNQTKEADFIHLVTMQNHMPYGQNYPSTTFSAQGTADNNEAAHYYQGIAYSDTALADFLKDLKKFDQETIVVFWGDHLPGFYGEEVLGANSELTMHQTPLLIASSRKTEKEALGTISPIYFMNHVLKVANAPVSPYHALLMALEQTLPAFEKGIYLEDNDQEPKQERLDLSAKTQQILAEYDLLQYDVMIGKNYSKEQNFFSN
- a CDS encoding nicotinate phosphoribosyltransferase; translation: MNRIYPDDSWALHTDLYQINMMQTYWELGKADKHAIFECYFRNNPFESGYAVFAGLERVVTYIKNLTFSESDISYLREVGQYPEDFLNYLAEFKFRGTIRSMIEGEVVFANEPILQVEGPLFDCQFVETAILNIVNFQTLIATKASQIKSVVGSDPVLEFGSRRAQEMDAAIWGTRAAYIGGCDATSNVRAAKIFNIPASGTHAHSLVQVYRNDYDAFKAYAMTHKDCVFLIDTYDTLKSGVPTAIKVAKEMGDKINFLGVRLDSGDMAYISKKVRQQLDEAGFPEAKIYASNDLDEKTILNLRMQGAKIDVWGVGTKLITAYDQPALGAVYKLVSIEDENGKMVDTMKISSNAEKVSTPGKKQVWRITGNDDGKSEGDYITLWEEKPDEAKELFMFHPVHTYINKTVTNFTARPLLKEIIAEGELVYSLPTLGEIKEYAIASLNSLWEEYKRSLNPEAYPVDLSQTAWDHKMNSIAAIRKSINQQIQ
- a CDS encoding aminoglycoside phosphotransferase family protein codes for the protein MLNKVLEQFRLQPISVNAVEDSHSSTVYKCKLFNGENVFIKIPYSKLKFQRELEAYEILKEQVSIPNLLAYWSGDEEYPGAFLLSELKGNPLTTNVSSATAFQVGILHASMHNIQPSNATTLTGIKNEFINWSSFVENQFYSFAEDVREVVDEAVYRKSIEKFEEMKRSLPSPDGPSFIHMDFRPANIIVDGNNVSGMIDFESVRFGSTETDFTKLYRDFLSFDLALYQSYQEGYKSIRPLIDLEVVLPFYLFTDTFNSIGWCKRRGIEKNALFLEKNLADLKKIVLS